A genomic segment from Salvia splendens isolate huo1 chromosome 13, SspV2, whole genome shotgun sequence encodes:
- the LOC121760268 gene encoding conserved oligomeric Golgi complex subunit 2-like, translating into MATDLHPPLPRSATDLFGDPIDDAHPLWLNPSKFSDPEFDPESYISDLRTFVPFDTLRSELRSHLGALKHELVELINRDYADFVSLSTKLVDVDGVVVRMRAPLLEIKEKILSFRGSVDSSLAALQSRLKQRAQANEAREVLELLLDTFHVVSKVEKLIKELPTVPADWPGSNINSAEKGQISNGISLQHAENGTNLRETQSMLLERIASEMNRLKFYIAHAQNMPFIENMVKRIQNASLLLDTSLGHCFIDGLEHKDASVIYNCLRAYAATDNTNSAEEIFRSTIVAPFIQKVIPHGLSVTVGGSTGDDLEQDYERIKQHIEDDCKFLLEISSTENSGLHVFSFLANSILKEVLSAIQKGKPGAFSPGRPTEFLKNYKSSLSFLEYLEGHCPSRSAFAKLREEPVYIEFMKQWNTGVYFSLRFQEIAGSLDSALTTTTLVPSPNLENSQSLVLKQSISLMDCLRSCWRDDVLLLSCSDKFLRLFLQLLSRYSNWLSAGLSARKAGNAAATSGSEWATSASPDDFLYIIHDLNNLVEEVRSDYLDHVLGLLKSCSSEVLDLVKQSILQGSDSLKVLQTPVINSIVEALVEKSVEDLRQIKGITATFRMTNKPLPVRHSPYVSGVLRPLKHFLEGKQAARYLTTEHREELLQGTASEITRRYYELASDLVSVARKTETSLQKIRLGAQRRAGASSDVSDNNISDTDKICMQLFLDIQEYGRNLALLGVDATSMPAYRSLWQCVAPSERQNTISF; encoded by the exons ATGGCAACAGATCTGCACCCCCCACTGCCCAGATCCGCCACTGATTTGTTCGGCGATCCAATCGACGACGCCCACCCGCTATGGCTGAACCCCTCCAAGTTCTCCGACCCGGAATTCGATCCGGAGTCGTACATCTCCGATCTCCGCACCTTCGTCCCCTTCGACACTCTCCGCTCCGAGCTCCGATCTCACCTCGGCGCTCTCAAGCACGAGCTCGTCGAGCTCATCAACCGCGACTATGCCGATTTCGTTAGCCTCAGCACAAAGCTCGTCGACGTGGACGGCGTCGTGGTGCGTATGCGTGCCCCGCTCCTCGAGATCAAGGAGAAGATCTTGTCCTTCCGCGGATCCGTTGACAGCTCCTTGGCGGCTCTGCAGAGCCGGCTCAAGCAGCGCGCTCAGGCCAACGAGGCGCGGGAGGTCTTGGAGTTGCTGCTCGACACATTTCATGTCGTTTCTAAG GTTGAAAAATTGATAAAGGAACTGCCAACTGTTCCAGCTGATTGGCCAGGCAGTAACATCAACTCTGCTGAGAAGGGTCAAATAAGCAATGGTATTTCTTTACAACATGCAGAAAACGGAACCAACCTCCGTGAAACACAAAGCATGCTCCTGGAGAGAATTGCTAGTGAAATGAACCGCCTAAAGTTTTATATTGCTCATGCACAG AACATGCCCTTCATAGAGAACATGGTGAAGAGGATTCAGAATGCTAGCTTGTTGCTAGATACAAGCTTGGGGCACTGTTTCATAGATGGGCTGGAGCACAAGGATGCAAGTGTTATCTACAATTGTTTACGTGCATATGCTGCTACTGATAATACCAATAGTGCTGAAGAAATTTTTCGCTCAACCATTGTAGCACCATTCATACAAAAAGTCATCCCTCATGGCTTATCTGTAACTGTTGGAGGGTCCACTGGAGATGATCTTGAGCAAGACTATGAAAGGATCAAGCAACATATTGAAGATGACTGTAAATTTCTGTTGGAGATATCTTCTACAG AAAATTCAGGTCTTCATGTTTTTAGCTTTCTGGCAAATTCTATACTCAAGGAGGTCTTATCAGCCATCCAAAAGGGGAAACCTGGGGCTTTCTCTCCCGGAAGGCCCACGGAGTTTTTGAAAAACTATAAGTCAAGCCTAAGTTTCTTGGAATATCTTGAAG GTCACTGTCCCTCTAGGTCTGCTTTTGCCAAACTCCGTGAAGAGCCAGTCTATATAGAGTTCATGAAGCAATGGAATACTGGAGTTTATTTCTCATTGAG GTTCCAGGAAATAGCTGGTTCTTTGGATTCTGCACTCACGACTACTACACTTGTGCCGTCCCCGAACCTGGAAAACTCTCAAAGTTTGGTATTGAAGCAAAGTATCTCTCTTATGGATTGCTTGAGATCGTGTTGGAGAGATGATGTTCTCCTGCTTTCTTGTTCTGACAAGTTTCTGCGCTTATTTTTGCAACTTCTTTCAAG ATACTCCAATTGGTTGTCAGCTGGACTTAGTGCTCGAAAAGCTGGTAATGCAGCTGCCACTTCTGGATCTGAATGGGCAACATCTGCTTCCCCAGATGATTTCCTCTAC ATAATTCATGATTTAAATAATCTTGTGGAGGAAGTTCGCAGTGATTATCTTGACCATGTACTCGGGCTTCTCAAGTCTTGTTCCTCTGAAGTACTTGATCTTGTGAAGCAGAGTATTTTACAGGGTAGTGATTCCCTAAAAGTTCTTCAGACTCCTGTAATCAATTCAATTGTAGAAGCTCTTGTTGAGAAGTCTGTGGAG GATTTGCGACAAATCAAAGGAATAACTGCAACATTTAGGATGACGAACAAACCTCTTCCTGTTAGGCATTCACCCTATGTGTCTGGGGTATTGCGCCCTTTAAAG CATTTTCTGGAAGGGAAGCAGGCTGCTAGATATTTGACCACAGAGCATAGGGAGGAACTCTTACAGGGCACTGCTTCTGAGATCACTCGTCGATATTATGAATTAGCTTCTGACCTTGTTAGTGTG GCCAGGAAAACCGAGACATCACTTCAGAAAATACGTTTGGGCGCCCAAAGACGAGCTGGAGCAAGTTCAGATGTCTCAGACAATAACATATCTGATACAGACAAGATATGCATGCAGTTATTTCTTGATATTCAG GAGTATGGGCGTAACCTTGCTTTGCTCGGGGTTGATGCTACTTCTATGCCGGCATATCGTTCCTTGTGGCAGTGTGTTGCCCCTTCGGAGAGGCAAAACACCATAAGCTTCTAG
- the LOC121761418 gene encoding BTB/POZ and MATH domain-containing protein 4-like, producing MKRDEDSRGVNFLEDVSGPFYVHDGDSPGLILVTDLLIGANYDDWSRCMLTALTAKNKLGFIDGSTPKPDTLDPSYNYWMRCNSIAVSWLRNSVDPEIRSSLLHLESAAQIWKDLHKRFSHSNAAACIYRLKRQLANLKQGSMDVHSYHDKFRACWDELLEFQPIASDFQQQECVIQFLMGLNDSYSELRSRLIYEESEPLPPLSKVFSLVLQEEKRRRMQSFSIMEKGQTRVKLMEKKSYMFVVRNYSAYEGIGMGNWIQSRPFVVGGHRFRLHFYPEGKDISSHYRSLVSLLIKNESATSVQLVAALEVLDREGVGGYAGYSCFDDRKVYKRVVTIEAGKQYGEIDFHIESSEYVRDDSITIRATLGVFVDQPSKAGPPLARCLVFQVGDRRYYADEAVITARCPNLLSFSQSQSEYIVVSDVNTNVFEAVLWFIYNQVVHKRDIEAIASSNSFALKILATADRFELNCLRRQCESYIAYGEVVEFYYLYESAFKELWSFGCGLWSEMKELSHKR from the exons ATGAAAAGAGACGAGGATTCAAGAGGAGTCAATTTTTTGGAAGACGTCAGCGGTCCATTCTACGTCCACGACGGCGATTCACCTGGTTTAATACTCGTTACCGATCTTCTGATCGGTGCAAATTACGACGATTGGAGCCGCTGTATGCTCACGGCTCTCACCGCCAAGAACAAGCTAGGTTTTATCGACGGATCCACCCCGAAACCAGATACGCTCGATCCTAGTTACAACTATTGGATGCGGTGCAACAGCATAGCGGTTTCCTGGCTCCGGAATTCGGTCGATCCAGAGATACGATCGAGTTTGCTCCACCTCGAATCCGCCGCTCAGATATGGAAGGATCTCCATAAACGCTTCTCACACAGTAACGCGGCAGCTTGCATTTACCGATTAAAGCGACAGCTCGCGAATTTAAAGCAAGGATCCATGGATGTACATTCGTACCACGACAAATTCCGAGCATGTTGGGATGAATTGCTGGAATTTCAGCCGATTGCGTCCGATTTTCAGCAGCAAGAGTGTGTTATCCAGTTTCTGATGGGGCTCAACGACTCCTATTCCGAGCTACGTTCGCGACTCATCTACGAGGAATCGGAACCTCTGCCACCTCTAAGCAAGGTTTTCTCCTTGGTGCTTCAAGAGGAAAAACGACGCCGTATGCAAAGCTTTTCTATCATGGAAAAGGGGCAAACCAGAGTGAAATTGATGGAAAAGAAATCTTACATGTTTGTGGTGAGGAATTACTCAGCATATGAAGGAATTGGAATGGGTAACTGGATTCAGAGTAGGCCTTTTGTTGTAGGAGGCCACAGATTTAGACTACATTTCTATCCTGAAGGGAAGGACATATCTTCGCACTACCGTAGCCTAGTGTCGTTACTTATCAAGAACGAGAGTGCAACGAGCGTGCAGCTCGTTGCTGCTCTCGAGGTTTTGGATCGAGAGGGTGTTGGTGGTTATGCTGGATATTCTTGCTTTGATGACAGAAAAGTTTATAAGCGTGTTGTCACTATAGAGGCTGGGAAACAGTATGGGGAGATCGACTTCCATATCGAATCTAGTGAGTACGTGAGAGATGATTCTATCACAATCAGAGCAACCTTAGGTGTTTTTGTCGATCAACCGTCCAAGGCCGGCCCTCCACTGGCGCGCTGCCTAGTTTTCCAAGTGGGAGATCGAAGATACTATGCCGATGAGGCTGTGATAACAGCGCGGTGCCCTAATCTTCTTTCGTTTTCCCAATCCCAATCCGAGTACATTGTCGTTTCAGATGTGAATACTAATGTGTTTGAG GCTGTCCTCTGGTTTATATATAATCAAGTGGTTCACAAACGAGATATAGAGGCTATTGCTAGTTCGAATTCGTTCGCGCTCAAGATTCTTGCAACAGCTGATCGGTTCGAATTGAATTGCCTTAGACGACAGTGTGAATCGTACATTGCCTACGGCGAG GTGGTGGAATTTTACTACTTATATGAATCTGCTTTCAAAGAATTATGGAGCTTTGGATGCGGGCTGTGGTCAGAGATGAAGGAGTTATCTCACAAGAGATGA